The genome window GGGCTATTGGGTTAATCACTAACGGTTATTTACCTCTATTTGCAGTCCTGCACCTTAATGCTTCAATTTGATATGGgattgaattcttcatgtttaaTGGCTATGTCCACAATGGTTTGTAGTTCTGcagtttattaaaattatgattgagAAAAGGTTTAGGGTAGCTTCTCAGTTGTGGTGACCAAAAGTAGAGTTCAGTTCATGGTCAAGAAATTCTTCTTCATTTGAGATGGGAGAACACTTCCAAAAGTGGAAGAGAGTGTAGAAAGTTCCCTGAATTATCTCTGTTCTTTCTTTGAGATTAACAAAGATTTCCTCTACCTCTAACAAGCTGCCCAGCTACCTCCTAGGTATCCTTTTCCATGTCAAGAATAGCAACATAAGGCATTGCTTTCATGTTTTGGGTGGAAAAAGAGTCAATAGGGTTTGTTTTGCAAAtgcttttaagaatattttttattttttagaaaaaaaaaaaacatttgacaataaaaaatttgctttttgttttccattcttaaaaataaaaaacatagtgttttttagaaaatgttatttaattgttttaaaaaataattatataaacatgtagaatgataaaaaaaaaaaattagatataaaaattgtttttaaaacatattcaaaaagattaaaaataaatttaaaattaggttttcaattctataaaacattagtaattagtttttaaaattatttttgaaagcaatTACTAAATAGAGTTATAAAAAGgcaaaccaaaaaacaaacaccgcTTGAGCAAGTATAGATGATGGCAAATCCATCGATACTGCAAAAAGCACTGTTAGAAAATGAGCTGCATCAAAGAAGATCAAGCTTCTAATGAAGACCGGAAACTTAGTTTAAAAGAACAAGCTTCATTTGATCAGATTGGATAGTTTTGAGTACTTGGATAGTGACCAACATACAGCTAGCTAGGCAGAATGTGTGAAATCTATAATTTTATTGGAGAGATTTCTACCCTAAGCTACAGTCTTGAGAAGTTGCATTTTACACAATCATCCCTTCCTGTAGGGAGAGACTAATGTTGCAATCTTATGCAACAATTTAGCAGCATtgccatcatcatcaccatcatcttGAGAGAGAGGAGAGGTCCATTCCTGAAAGTTATAGAGGCTGCCAGTGAAATCTGTGAAGAGTCCATCAACTCCTATCTTGTTTATCCAGTAATCATATTCTGCATATGGGTCTTGATGGAAGTTGAAGTGTAAGAACTGGTTCTCATTCCGATAAGTGTATGGGTGTACCTGCCATCACAATTCACAAGTTGGGTTTCTGATGACTTTTGCTGAATGCTTATGAAATACTTGCAcatgaaaaagagaaatttgAGATTTCCtaatgagaaaattttgaaagaaaactaaaatcaGTAAACCAAAATTTGCACATGATCATGATCAGGACAAATCGAATCCTAGAATTCTTCTAGAGTACACATATCTAGATCttcaattttcttaagaaaataattacAGAAAAGCACACAAGAAAACAGAAATCTCCAGATGCAATCTTAGACAAACAGAACCATCACCATGGATCAATGTGTTCATAGAGAGCTAAAACCATGTTTAACAgttgtgaaaaattaaataattagggAAAATTAGTGCATCACGGCTGTTTCTTAGCTCAACACCTTCAAACCGGTTCCCCCTCACATGGAGTTTAAGTTCATTCACAGAGGCAACATAAAGTTCAATCTTTAATGGAGGCAAAACATTGGGATTGGGACCATGGATGGCCTATTTTTCTTGGCTCATTTCCTTAGTGAATACTGATATGGTAAACTGTTTTTGGTCACTACATAATATCACACAACTCAGTTGATGGAATGACTCCAAATATCATGTCTATTTAGGCATCCCATCCAAATATCGGTTGACAGTTTGACCATGCATAGCATAGAGTGACACAGAGAAACCTAGATGTATAAATACAACATACAGTGACAAAGAGAGACAGAAGATATGGCATAACCATGATATGTTTCATAAATAGCCTTATTGATAACATCCCACAAATAAGCTTTACACAGAGAAGATACAAACCTGTAAGTCGTGGGCATGTGCTTTGGCAACAAGATCAGTAGGTGTTTGCAAATAATTATCTACCACTGGAACTACTGTATCCTTCCAAGGTCCAATCCCCACCACATACTGCTTAATGAAGCTAAGGTAACTGTCTGAAGTGATTTCCCAATATGACTGCACATTATTGACCATCATTTTAGTCCCTTGGAAACaaacaactaaaaattttacaatGAAGTTGGAATTATATGCACAAAGCAGAAGTTCAAAACGGCAATTTCATATGGGAAATCCATTACTATTAAGATGGTATGATGAAAAGAATTTTAGCATATGAAATATGGTATTTGCAGGAAGTTatcagaaatatttttttctacttatGTTTCAAAGCAAATCTATTCTCCTTAAAAGACTACAGAAAAAGGAGAAACCTGATTGGTGTCCTGAGTCGGTACAGTGACATCATCAATCAAGAAGATTTTAGGCAAGTTCGTCTGGTTCGATATGTAAATAAGTGATGTTGGAGCAAAGGACTGGATAAATACTGGTTGTTTCAGCCAATCTTCTGACATATATGAACCTTTGTATCCATACTTCTTAAGTGTTGCTACAAAATGGTCCTCAAATCTCTTACCATCTGGCCATTTCACCTGTTGAAAGTGAGTGCAGCTTAAAGCATCAGGGAATGTAAAGGAATTGAAAGTATTAGCAGCAGCAGCTTCTAAAGAAGAACAAATCATTTTAAGGTATCTGACAATATTACTCTCCTCCCACATTAGAGTTGCCAATTGATTGTGAAAGTCAGAGAACAATTTCAGCATCCCAGGAGTTACTGTTATTTATTCTATATTTGAATCACGGGCAAAAGTTCTTTCATAAATGAGAGTGAAAAAAATGCCACAACCTCAAATTGGTTGGTGATACTATGGGAATCCTCTGGTGTAGTTTCTGATACATAACCTATATGATaagtacaagaaaaatgaagtctctgttcactcaaaaaaaaaaatcgctcTGTTTAGAAGCTAATCATGTTTTAACCCCTCTCCGCAACCATTATCTCCAGCAGCTTACAGGGGGAATTACTTACACGCTGGTTGATAAATACTGGATTTTTAATCTCTGGATATATTCCAACAACTCTGGGTGCATCCAGTGCAATTGAAATGAACTCTTCAAAAGTAATGATAGTGAACTTTCCTGCATAATACACCACAAAGAGGACATGATAAACTACTATGACATTTGCAATTAACGGCTATAGATTCCAAACACAATCAGTCGTAGATTGACTGTGACACTTAACACATGCACACATCCAGCATTGCTTGACAGTGACAAATGAATTACAATCTAATAGACTTGGATTTATCTCTGTAGAAACAGAGCAAATTTGAACTTGAATCgttttgtttcaaaaaactAACCATTGTATTGTTGATCACGAAACTTGTACCTCTGATTCACCCGCAATGTCTTGAGTTCTTCAAGTGTAAAATCAACTGCATATGATTGAAGTAATTTCCCAACTCAATCAATCAAATCTTTGCAGGAACTCATAGTGCCTGATTATAGAAATATGACAATACTACTagttcacacacacacacaaaggcAGACAAGTTTCAAGGAACTGAATGCTTATGCAATAAAATAGACGAACAGAAAAATCTGATCATCctgtaaaacaaaaaatagattcaCTATATCCCAGGCATAGATTGAGGAATTTAAGAGAGGCTAGTTCCAAACCAGAGAACCAGCCAGTGGTGTTGAGCCCTTGAACTTCATAGGTTGTTCTGCGATCTGCAAACTCCTTGTGTTCTGCAATATCAGTGGTATCATCAAGGGTAACATCATGGAAGCATATAAGAGCACCATCCTTAGAGGCTAGGATATCAGTTTCTATGAAGTCTGCACCCTCTTCAATAGCTCTCTGCAAGAAATCATCACTTTCAGAGACATTTGTACAGTTGGAAAATAAGAGGCTGAGCAAGAAGGaatcaaatttccaatttttcttttatctttatcatAGAGTACAATGAGTCTTTGTGCAACATAGCTTCTTATAATAGGTATTCTATTCATTATGAAAATTCCATTTAATGGAGGTAAGGATTAAGAATGTATCCAGGAGAACTTTTCAGCAAACTAGGAATTTGACCGTATTACTAGTACATGTTCAATTCTAGGCATGTTGAGTGCACATCCCACACCCACAATTATGTAATCTTGTGTTCACAAAGTCCTgtgttgtttttctttattattattaaagctATAGCATCTGACCAAGACATGTCAAAGAACAAAATGGGCCACAGCTGCAACATTGATGCAAAAGAACACATCAACAGCTTAGCATGCTGGGAGGAAAAAGAGGGGCTTAGCCAAATGGCCCTATAGGTGATGGAGCTACAGAATGAGTgcaaaaaatgatgaattgaTCTTCATACAAAGCTAAAATCATCAGTTGTAACTTGCTGTCCAAACTATAGCCAGCAACTAGCCAGTGTACATCGTTTTTCTACAGATACTTCACAGTTGATATATTTTGAAGAGTCCACATAATATATAGCCTATAACTTCCCATCCAATTAtagcaacaaataaaaaaatcgacACAGGTAAAGATAGCTAAAGATAAGGTGAATGAaagttgatcttttttttttgtgtgtgtattTTGTCTTTCTGGTATCTCTGAGCTGAGCTGATTCATGGAccttttgttttgataatttaaagAGAGTAATTGCTTTCTGCTCCTcaccaatttttcttttttgtctattttttatAGGCACTTTCTGCTCCTCATCATCAATGAATGACTTTGCAAATCAAGCATATGAACATATCAATTTGCCAAATTCCCACACTCCACATTGTGCACATACCATGTATGCAGCTGCAGTTTCCTCAGGAAGCTCTCCATTTGAACCTCGATGTGCAACATTATATGGTCGAGAAGTCTGAAGAGGCAATCTATCTCTAGCATCCACCTTGCTGGGGAGTGGATAGAAAGGCCTTGCAGCACATCCAACAATGAGTAACAGAAATACAGAAGGGCCAAACCCTGCCAGGTGTAAATTTCAAATGAATCGATCAATTATCTTTACATGGGAATGAAATATCAATGCTAATTATGAAAATACATAAACATAAGCATAAATGGAAATCTAAAGTCCCTGTCCCGATTTAACCAGTTTACTAAGATTATGCGTAGTTATAAGCGAACAACCTGATGCCATTATAGAAACCATCAGATAGCACAAAATTATTTGACAGGAATTAAAACAAACATTGGAAAATAATCCAAGTACCATCAGCATATGCAAGGCAAACATATCCTGTAAGTTTTGATCCAGGCAGGATCTGTATATAGGTATGAGAAagtctcattttcttaattttttttgttccttttttttttgggacaaCAGGAAGAACTGAACCTACAACATCAGCTTTACTCCACAGTACAAGTTAATCGTTTTGAACCGTACTGATGCATAAACCAACAAAATGTCTAGCTTCTGCGTGATCACGGAGAAATTCAAAACTAAATGCAGCTGGATGAGGCTTCTCAAGTAATTGACTTAACAACTCTCTTTCCAACATTAATGAGcattttgaacaaaaatttaggaaataataaaaacaacttGCTTCAAGAAAGAGGTCTTCCATCAACTAGCACTTGCTTTTATGATCTCCTTTTGCAAATCCACTGTATTAAGGGCCATCTCTTGTCACACATAAGTCAATCTTCATCGAAGTATAAACATGATCTCCCAATGACAGGTCTTGCT of Vitis vinifera cultivar Pinot Noir 40024 chromosome 17, ASM3070453v1 contains these proteins:
- the LOC100260480 gene encoding glycerophosphodiester phosphodiesterase GDPD6, with the protein product MGSFWFGPSVFLLLIVGCAARPFYPLPSKVDARDRLPLQTSRPYNVAHRGSNGELPEETAAAYMRAIEEGADFIETDILASKDGALICFHDVTLDDTTDIAEHKEFADRRTTYEVQGLNTTGWFSVDFTLEELKTLRVNQRYKFRDQQYNGKFTIITFEEFISIALDAPRVVGIYPEIKNPVFINQRVKWPDGKRFEDHFVATLKKYGYKGSYMSEDWLKQPVFIQSFAPTSLIYISNQTNLPKIFLIDDVTVPTQDTNQSYWEITSDSYLSFIKQYVVGIGPWKDTVVPVVDNYLQTPTDLVAKAHAHDLQVHPYTYRNENQFLHFNFHQDPYAEYDYWINKIGVDGLFTDFTGSLYNFQEWTSPLSQDDGDDDGNAAKLLHKIATLVSPYRKG